A part of Miscanthus floridulus cultivar M001 chromosome 6, ASM1932011v1, whole genome shotgun sequence genomic DNA contains:
- the LOC136456459 gene encoding brassinosteroid LRR receptor kinase BRI1-like: protein MESPGLVAVVALFVVVAAAAAASAADDAQLLEQFKEAVPSQGAAGLRGWSASDGACKFPGAVCWGGRLTSLSLDAVPLNADFRAVAVTLLQLGSLETLSLRGANVSGALAAAPRCGAKLQSLDLSGNAGLRGSVADVEALAAACAGLSALNLSGGSVGGPRSAGVVASGFARLDALDLSDNKISGDGDLLWMVGAGVGAVRRLDLSGNKISALPEFSNCSGLEYLDLSGNLIAGEVAGGILADCRGLRTLNLSGNHLVGPFPADVAALTSLAALNLSNNNFSSEFPADAFSELKQLKVLSLSFNHFNGTIPDSLAALPELDVLDLSSNSFSGTIPSSICQGPNSSLRMLYLQNNYLSGAIPESISNCTRLQSLDLSLNNINGTLPASLGKLGELRDLIMWQNLLEGEIPASLENLDKLEHLILDYNGLTGGIPPELSKCKELNWISLASNQLSGPIPAWLGQLSNLAILKLSNNSFSGPIPAELGNCQSLVWLDLNSNQLNGSIPAELAKQSGKMNVGLVIGRPYVYLRNDELSSECHGKGSLLEFTSIRPEELSRMPSKKLCNFTRVYMGSTEYTFNKNGSMIFLDLSFNQLDSEIPKELGNMFYLMIMNLGHNLLSGVIPPELAGAKKLAVLDLSYNQLEGPIPNSFSTLSLSEINLSNNQLNGSIPELGSLSTFPKISYENNSGLCGFPLLPCGHNAGSSSSDDHRSHRNQASLAGSVAMGLLFSLFCIVGIVIIAIECKKRRQINEEASTSRDIYIDSRSHSGTTNWRLSGTNALSVNLATFEKRLQKLTFNDLIVATNGFHNDSLIGSGGFGDVYKAQLKDGKVVAIKKLIHVSGQGDREFTAEMETIGRIKHRNLVPLLGYCKCGEERLLVYDYMRFGSLEDVLHDRKKTGSKLNWAARKKIAIGAARGLAYLHHNCIPHIIHRDMKSSNVLIDEQLEARVSDFGMARMMSVVDTHLSVSTLAGTPGYVPPEYYQSFRCTTKGDVYSYGVVLLELLTGKPPTDSTDFGEDNNLVGWVKQHSKSKLTDVFDPELVKEDPALELELLEHLKIASQCLHDMPSKRPTMLKVMAMFKELQASSAVDSKTSECTGAMDDACFGDVEMTTLKEDKEEKD, encoded by the coding sequence ATGGAATCTCCGGGGCTGGTCGCTGTAGTGGCACTCTTCGTCGTtgtggcggcggccgcggccgcctctGCCGCCGACGACGCTCAGCTGCTGGAGCAGTTCAAGGAGGCCGTGCCGAGCCAGGGCGCCGCGGGCCTCCGCGGGTGGAGCGCCAGCGACGGCGCCTGCAAGTTCCCAGGCGCCGTCTGCTGGGGCGGTCGGCTCACGTCGCTGTCGCTCGACGCCGTCCCGCTCAATGCCGACTTCCGGGCCGTCGCGGTCACCCTGCTGCAGCTGGGCAGCCTCGAGACGCTCAGCCTGCGCGGCGCCAACGTCAGCGGCGCGCTGGCCGCCGCGCCGAGGTGCGGGgccaagctgcagtcgctcgaCCTGTCGGGGAATGCCGGCCTGCGGGGCTCCGTCGCCGACGTCGAGGCGCTGGCCGCTGCCTGCGCCGGGCTTAGCGCTTTGAACCTCTCCGGCGGTTCGGTGGGTGGGCCGAGGTCTGCCGGCGTTGTCGCCTCCGGATTTGCCCGGCTGGACGCTCTCGACCTGTCCGACAACAAGATCTCCGGCGATGGCGACCTCTTGTGGATGGTGGGCGCCGGCGTCGGCGCAGTCCGCCGTCTTGACCTCTCCGGGAACAAGATCTCTGCACTCCCGGAGTTCAGCAACTGCTCCGGGCTGGAGTACCTCGACCTCTCCGGCAACCTCATCGCCGGAGAGGTAGCCGGCGGGATTCTCGCTGACTGCCGTGGCCTAAGAACGCTCAACCTCTCAGGCAACCACCTGGTCGGCCCGTTCCCGGCAGACGTCGCCGCCCTCACCTCGCTCGCCGCACTCAACCTGTCAAACAACAACTTCTCCAGCGAGTTCCCTGCGGACGCTTTCTCCGAGCTCAAGCAGCTCAAGGTGCTCTCCCTCTCCTTCAACCACTTCAACGGCACCATTCCGGACTCCTTGGCAGCCCTGCCGGAGCTCGACGTGCTGGACCTCAGCTCCAACTCCTTCTCCGGCACCATCCCTTCGTCCATCTGCCAAGGCCCCAACTCCAGCCTCCGCATGCTGTACCTCCAGAACAACTACCTCTCCGGCGCCATCCCGGAGTCAATCTCCAACTGCACCAGGCTCCAATCTCTCGACCTCAGCCTCAACAACATCAACGGCACCCTCCCCGCATCGCTCGGAAAGCTCGGGGAGCTCCGGGATCTCATTATGTGGCAGAACTTGTTGGAGGGCGAGATTCCGGCGTCCCTGGAAAATTTGGACAAGCTCGAGCATCTCATCCTCGACTACAACGGGCTCACTGGCGGCATCCCGCCGGAACTCTCCAAGTGCAAGGAGCTGAACTGGATATCCTTGGCGAGCAACCAGCTGTCTGGTCCGATCCCGGCTTGGCTTGGGCAGCTCAGCAACCTGGCCATCTTGAAGCTGAGCAACAATTCCTTCTCGGGGCCAATACCGGCCGAGCTCGGCAACTGCCAGAGCTTGGTCTGGCTGGACCTGAACAGCAACCAGCTTAACGGGTCAATACCGGCGGAACTGGCAAAACAGTCTGGGAAGATGAACGTCGGCCTTGTCATTGGGCGGCCGTATGTGTATCTTCGCAATGACGAGCTGAGCAGCGAGTGCCATGGCAAGGGGAGCTTGCTAGAGTTCACCAGCATCCGACCTGAAGAGCTCAGTCGGATGCCGAGCAAGAAGCTGTGCAACTTCACTCGGGTGTACATGGGGAGCACAGAGTATACCTTCAATAAAAATGGATCCATGATATTTCTGGATTTGTCATTTAATCAGCTCGACTCAGAGATCCCAAAGGAGCTTGGGAACATGTTCTACCTCATGATCATGAATCTTGGGCACAACTTACTGTCTGGTGTCATCCCACCcgaactagctggtgccaagaaGCTTGCGGTACTCGACCTGTCATACAACCAGTTGGAAGGGCCTATTCCCAACTCTTTCTCGACGCTGTCCTTGTCAGAGATCAACCTTTCAAATAATCAGCTGAATGGTTCAATTCCAGAGCTCGGTTCGCTGTCCACATTCCCGAAGATTTCATATGAGAATAACTCTGGTCTTTGTGGCTTCCCACTGTTGCCATGCGGGCACAATGCAGGCTCAAGTTCTTCCGATGACCACCGATCCCACCGGAACCAGGCTTCACTCGCAGGTAGTGTTGCTATGGGACTATTGTTCTCGCTGTTCTGCATAGTTGGTATTGTCATCATAGCCATCGAGTGCAAGAAGCGGAGGCAGATCAATGAAGAGGCAAGTACCTCTCGTGACATATACATTGATAGCCGGTCACATTCTGGGACTACCAATTGGAGACTCTCTGGTACTAATGCCCTCAGTGTCAACCTTGCTACATTTGAGAAGCGACTGCAGAAACTCACCTTTAATGATCTTATTGTGGCCACGAATGGCTTCCACAATGATAGCCTAATTGGGTCTGGTGGTTTTGGGGATGTCTATAAGGCCCAGCTCAAGGATGGAAAGGTTGTTGCGATCAAGAAGCTTATACATGTGAGTGGTCAGGGTGACCGGGAGTTTACTGCAGAAATGGAGACCATTGGGAGGATCAAACACCGCAACCTTGTTCCGCTCCTCGGCTACTGCAAGTGTGGTGAGGAGCGGCTGTTGGTTTATGATTACATGAGGTTTGGCAGCTTGGAAGATGTGTTGCACGACCGAAAAAAGACTGGGAGTAAGCTAAATTGGGCAGCAAGAAAAAAGATCGCCATTGGGGCTGCAAGGGGATTGGCATACCTCCACCACAACTGTATTCCACACATCATCCATCGAGACATGAAGTCAAGCAATGTGCTTATTGATGAGCAATTAGAGGCAAGGGTATCTGATTTTGGTATGGCAAGGATGATGAGCGTGGTGGACACCCATCTGAGTGTGTCCACTCTCGCCGGCACTCCAGGTTATGTGCCACCAGAGTACTACCAGAGCTTCAGATGCACTACCAAGGGTGATGTGTATAGCTATGGTGTTGTATTGCTCGAGCTGCTCACTGGGAAACCGCCTACAGATTCAACTGACTTCGGTGAGGACAACAATCTTGTAGGATGGGTCAAACAACACTCAAAGTCGAAGCTCACAGATGTGTTTGATCCTGAACTGGTGAAGGAGGATCCAGCCTTGGAGCTCGAGCTACTGGAGCACCTAAAAATTGCTTCCCAGTGCTTGCATGACATGCCATCGAAGCGTCCGACAATGCTGAAAGTCATGGCAATGTTCAAGGAGTTGCAGGCCAGTTCGGCGGTGGACTCAAAGACTTCAGAATGCACAGGTGCCATGGATGATGCATGCTTCGGAGATGTGGAGATGACGACCCTGAAAGAAGACAAGGAGGAGAAGGACTAG